The window ACGCCGATAGAGAACTCTCTTCCGCTTACAAATTCTTCTATTAATACTTGATCGTCTTCTTTAAAAGCTTTTGTTAAAGCAACATCCAAATCATTCACATGCTTAACCTTCGTCATGCCGATACTGCTACCGCCACTATTTGGTTTTACAAAATATGGGATTTTTAAATCTTGTTTAATCTCATTTAAATTGTAATTGCCACCCTTAAATATCTGAACTGATTTAGCAATATGTAAATTTTTTATATCACTCACAATGGCTTTTGTATAGCCTTTATTCATTGTAATTGAAGAAGTTAGCGCATTGCAAGTGGTGTAAGGAATTTCGAGCATATCAAAATATCCTTGTAATTTTCCATCTTCACCAGGCGAACCATGAATGGCAATAAAAACGCCATCAAACTTGATTTTACGGCCATCAATTAATATTGAAAAATCATTTTTATCAACTTCAATTTTAACAGAGCCATTCTTTTCATAAAACCAACCTTTGTTATTAAGCATTATTTTATAAACATCATATAAATCTGCATCAATATTTTGGGCAATTGTGGCTGCGCTTTTCAACGATATAACCCATTCACCGGTGGTACCGCCTGTTAATAATGCAATTGTTTTTTTCATATTGAAATCACTTATTTATAATTAAGAATTGATGTTTATATATCCTCAAAAATATAAATATCTTTGCGCAATAATTAATTTTGTAGAATTGAATTGGTAAAAGATTTAAAATGATGACGCTAAACTATCATTAGTATTATAGCGAAGTCGTTTTTCCAATACTTAAATTAACTACATTTGAGTTTGTACTGCATAACCCCAGAATTTAATATTCATGTCTAAATTTATAGATTATTTAAAAACAAAATCCTTCCGGAACAATATTATAGCTGCAATTTTAACGGTGGTTGTTCTTTTATTAGTTGCATTTTTTAGTTTAAGATATTATACTAAACATGGTCAGGGATTAAATGTTCCGATGGTTAAAGGATTATCATTTGAACAAGCAGTTAAAAAATTAGAAGATGCAGGCTTGAAATATGAGGTAGATTCAGTATTCATATTAGATCAACCGGCGGGACTAGTTATTGATCAAGATCCTGACCCAAATACTTTTGTTAAGGACAACCGTACAATCTATTTAACTATAAACGCAGGGAAAATACCAAATACAAATTTTCCTGATATTGCTTTTAAAACATTGAGAGAAGCCCAAGCGATAATTGAAAGTTCTAGGTTAAAATTAGGTGATACCACCTATAAGCCCGACGTAAGTAGAGACGTGGTTTTGGAAGCATCATTTGGTGGCAACCCAATTGTAGCGGGGCAGATTATTCCGGTTGGCTCGAGAATTAATTTGGTTTTAGGAGATGGCCGAGGAAATGAAGATGTTGATGTACCACAATTAGTTGGCTTAACTATTGATGAAGCGAAGTTTAGTTTAAAGGGATCTAACCTTAGTTTAGGTACAATTATTTACGAAGGGCAAATTTTAGATAGTGCAAATGCAGTGATTACAAAACAAGATCCTATGCCGGTTGATTCGCTAACTAAAGTAGCTATCGGTACTAAAATTAATATTACTTTATCCAACAAACAAAAGTAAAAATTCGCATAATTTTAAAATGATTGAAGTAGAAAATAATAAAACGAGCACAAGAAAAAAAGTTATTATAGCGTTAGCTATTGTGATAATAGTTATCGCAGGATATTTTGCTTTAAACCTTTACAAGGTTTATTTTGCTCCAAATGTTACTGATCGTCAAAAATATCTTTATATTAAAACTGGCAGTAATTATGATGAATTGATTTCAGGATTAAAACAAAAACAGCTTGTTAAAAGTATTTCTGCTTTTGAAACTGCTGCTACAAAAATGAATCTTGTTAATAATATTAAGCCGGGTCGGTATCGCTTAAAAAAAGGTATGACGAACCGTACCTTAATCAATTTGATAAAATCTGGTAATCAAGATCCTATCAAACTTAAATTTCAGAATATTCGGAAGAAGGAAGATTTTGCCGCTTACTTGGCTAGCAATTTAGAAGCTGATTCTTTAAGATTTATCGGTGTTATAGATTCTACAGCCTTAATTAGTGGTTACGGCTTCAATCAAGATAATATCTACGCCATGTTTATTCCAAACACTTACGAGATGTATTGGAACGCTTCTCCAGTCGACTTTATGAAACGTATGCATAATGAGTATGATAAATTTTGGACTGATCAACGAAAACAAAAAGCTGCAACGCTTAACTTAACGCCAATTCAAATTTATACATTAGCCTCTATTGTTGATGCAGAAGCACTTTACGATAAGGAAATGCCAATAATTGCAGGTTTATATCTGAATAGATTAAATAAAGGCATTTTGTTACAAGCAGATCCGACTGTAATTTTTGCTAACAATGATTTTACGGTAAAAAGAGTAACTGGTAAATTATTACAAGTGCAATCGTTATATAATACTTACAAGTATGCAGGTTTGCCTCCTGGGCCTATAATGATGCCAAGTATTAATGCAATAGATGCCGTGCTCAATAGAGATACGAATAATTATATATATATGTGCGCAAAAGAAGATTTTTCAGGCTATCATAATTTCGCTGAAACTAAAGCGCAACATGAAATTAATGCAAGAAAATATCGCGAAGCATTAAACAAAAGAAATATCTTTAAATAAATGTATAGCCACAGTACTAAAATACGGGTTCGCTATGGTGAAACTGATCAAATGGGTTATATGTATTATGGAAACTATGCTCAATATTACGAAATTGGTCGAGTAGAAATGCTCAGAAGTTTGGGTATGAGTTATAGTGCTATGGAGGCTGATGGAATTATGATGCCTGTTTTAGAGATGAGCTGCAAATATTTCAAGCCAGCACTTTACGATCAGGAAATTACAGTAAAAACCATTATTAAAAAGTTACCTGGAATACGTATTTATTTCGAATACGAACTTTATAATGAAGATCAGGAATTGATAAATATCGGTTCTACTACTTTGGTTTTTGTTGATATGAAAAAGAAGAAACCAACAAATCCACCAGCAAACTTTATGGAAAAATTAGTTGTATTCTTTAATGAAAACTAGCAATGGAATGGATACATCGGCAATTATTAAGGTTAAAATTCTATCAAAACTTTGTAGAATGGACCAAAAGCTGTATTCTCCCAGGTTTTAGCCCCTTACCATTATACACTGTTGCTACGTTTTTTTTCAGAGAAATTGGAAAAGAATCACTTGTAAATAAATCCTCTTCTTTAGCTTACAGCTTTATGCTGGCTATTTTTCCAGCGATAATTTTCTTATTTACCTTGATTCCTTACATCCCCAAAAAAATAGGCTTTCAAGAGCAGTTGATGTCGTTATTAGCGTTGATACTGCCTAACAATGCATATATGGCATTTGAAACAACCATAAATGAAATTGTTAACATTCAGAACGGAAGTCTATTATCAATCGGTTTTCTATTATCAATATTTTTCTCTACGAATGGAGTCCACAAATTGATGGTGGCGTTTAATAAATCCTCATTAATAATTGAGACGAGATCCTGGTTTAAACAGAGACTTGTGGCCATTATACTAACTTTCATTCTGGCATTATCTGTTATTATTTGTATTGCTGCGATGGCAATGGGCGAAATCCTCTTGATTTATTTAGAAAAAGAACTTCATTATAAAGGAGGCATCACCGTTTTTGCCATTCAGTTGACACGATGGACATTGTTAGGCGTATTATATTTTATTACCGTATCGATTTTATATCGCTATGGACCTGCACACTCTAAAAAGTGGAGGTTATTTAGTGCTGGCTCTTGGCTAGCCACAATTTTAGCTTTTTTAACCATCTGGGGATTTTCATTTTACATCAATCACTTTAGCTCCTACAATAAAGTTTATGGATCTATCGGAACATTAATTGTGATTATGATTTGGTTATACCTTAACTCTTTAATCCTTTTAATCGGTTTTGAATTGAACGCAAGCGTTGATGTAAGCAAAAGGAGCGTCAAAATCATCCGCCCCACCTTCAATTTATTTAAAAAAAGTGATTCAAAAGGCAGCAATCGCTAAAGAAATAAATTTTTTCTATCTCTGTGTTAAGCGATTATCAAATAATTACAAAAAAAGTGTTTCCGCTATTTGTATAATTGAATGGGATTTGTACTTTTGTCGCGGAGAGTTGGCAGAGTGGTCGATTGCGGCAGTCTTGAAAACTGTTGACTTGTTAAAGGGTCCGCGGGTTCGAATCCCCCACTCTCCGCCGCCTTTTAGGAAAATATGCCCTTAGTTAATAGCTAAGGGCTTTTTTGTTTCTAATAATCAAAAAGGGGAATCAAAGGGGTACTTTTGAAGTGGTTTACCTTTAAATAATAAGATTATATTTGTTTATCCTTTTATTGCTACTAGATAAAATAAAAAATTGTGTTGGCTGGATTGCTTGCGCCATTTTTTAGTTAAGCTCCCATTCTAAACTGCATAGAACCCCACCCAAAAGTTAAGCGTTCCGCATGGTGGTGTAAGTAAATCCCTTCTTTGGTTTATTATAGACTACATTAGTGAAAAATCTAAATTAAACTCCAAATTATGAAAAGAACACTATTGACGCTACTGGCGTTATTGCCATTATTGGCGTTCAGTCAAGACACTGATAAAAAGGACAAAAACGAGCCAACTGAAAATTTAACTATACCAACTAAAGATGGTGTTATTTTTTATGAGCAAGTTGCTCAATGTACCGACACTCAAAAAGATCTGTACTTTAAAGCAAGAAAATGGTTTGTTGATACTTTTAATAGCGCTAAAAGTGTTTTACAAATGGAAGATAAGGAAGAGGGAAGTTTAGCGGGAAAAGCTTTCTATACATACGATTTCAACAATGGAATGAGTACATCTAAAGTTACAATTGATTTTACCCTCAACTTAGATATTAAGGAAGGTAAATATAGAGTACAATTTTATGATATGTATGGTTCAAATAAGAATGTGAACGGCGGGCTTGCTATGTTAGGGGCTTTGAGTGGCAACTATAATGCATCTAATGACGCAACAACTATTAGGAAGGTTGATTATAACTTGGTATTAAAAGATCTTACTGCAGGCAAAAGGGTAAAATACAATCAAAAGATATTAGATGGTATGAATAATCAGGTGAAATTTTTATTTGCTTCATTAGAAACGGCAATGAAAAAGCCACGTAAAGACGACTTTTAAATTAAACCCTGCTTTAATAAATGTTAATGCCTACCTAAGTAGTGCGAAAACAATTAATAGAATATCCACTTTAACAATTAGGCATACAAAAATTATATAACCCATTTCCCGAATGAGCGTTTTAGAAACGCATCCTTAATTATGCCTTAGTGGTATTGTTAATTGTTTTCGCAGCGTTCGGGAATACTGCAAACTATTTAAATAATTATGGAATCATTAAAAACAGTTTCGTAGAACTAGAAGAAACACTTTATTTACCGTTAAACGAGTTTGAAGTTTCAGACGTTAACGGTTTTTTAGGTGAGCTTTCTGATCATTATTATAAGGCGCATCACTACACTAATAATATTATTTCTGCTTTCAATCTTGCTAATAATACTTTTGGCGGTGGTGCCTTTTCTGAGCAATTAAAAAATGATAAAGATGGATTAATTTTATTACGTTCACTAATGCGACGTAAGCGCAGGATGATAGGAGTTGTAAGTGATAAAACTGGTAAATTAGAAAAAAGCTAAGTATTCAAGAAATTAACGTTTCTAAAGTTGAACATCTAAAGTTGGTCATTAATGCTCAAAATGAACTTTTGCAAGCAAGGAAAGAACAAGAAATTCTGTTATCGGATTATCTGTAGAATTGCCATAGGATCAGGATTATTCCACTCTTTGTTTCAAAAAATCAGTGTCATTATCAGATAGACTAAGAGCGGGATGGTTAAAATGTTATAGGGCAGTAATACTGTCAATAATCACCAGTAATTTAAAGCTCTTTTAGTCCTTTCTCGATCAGTTCCATGACATGATTTCTAAGCATTGGGTTGCCTTGGTCCAATCTTAACAATAGCTTACGTTTTTTCTTTAGGTATTGTGATGCATTTTTTTTATCATACCGCAACACCCATTTAATATTGTCCAATAGATCTGCATATTTAACAGTCTGTGCCAATGGAGATATGGTCAAAAGTCGGGCAACTTCGAGTGATTTTCGCTCTGGCTTACCCAAGTTGGGGTAAGCAGCCGAGGTGAAGAAATCAGTAAGCTCTATTACACAAAGCGTAACCAGATCCGCATCTCGCTTGCTGTATCCAAAGCCCAGTAGCGCCTGTCTTAACCCTTTAGGGGTAATATCGGTATCTTCCAAAAGATCATGACAAAGGCCAATCTCCCAACCTAATCTTTCTTTATCACCGGCCACCTCTGCTACGGCCGTGAGATGAGAATAATAGGGTTTGTCTGTCTTTTTAATAAGCTGCCAATTATGCTGTTCAGCCACCCATGCCTCCAAATCCTTAGAAGCGCTCATCCTAAAGCTTATCCATTTTAAAATAGCCTAGATGAATAATATCCTCATCAGTACCTGCACTGGCAGAAATAAGGATATCATATTTCCCCTTAAACTCATCAGAAAGTATGTCTTCGATCCTATAGATATCATCAACATCTACCCCATACTTCTCATCGATATGCGATCCTGCACCCTTTAAGGTGTTGGTCCTGAAGAAAACTGTCTTCTTGGCATCCTGTATTGCCTGTGCCTTATCCTGGTGGACACTTAAAACGGTATAATGTTGCTCTTCTAGTTTTCCAGACTGATAGCCGCCAAGGTTGATAAAGAATAGCTTGTGCGTACCAGGTGGACGAGATGTCTCTTTTGCAACAACTTTTATCTGGAAACCATCTACATGAGTTACCTCCCGCCAGCCATCGAGATGTATGCTATTGCCTGCTTCGGGCCAAAACGCTCGAATTGAGGAAACCAGGTCCTTTAGACTGGAGGCTATCCCAAAAAAAAAGTCATGCTGTTCCACATTGCGCTTTGGTGCCTTGGATCCCAGCAGAATCATAAATAATTTAGGTTCGTTTGTTGTCTGATCAATCATATTCGGGAAACATTCTTTTGATTATAGATGCCGATGACTCCTCGCTAAAGTCAAGACCTGAATAGTCTGGATTGAAGCCACCGATGTAAGGTACTGCCATGATATAAATGCGATCATTGAATGCTCCGTAGGCATCAACAACCTGGAAGTGATCGTTGATGGCAAGCCCGGGAACCTGTAAATAATAATCACCATTCTGATCCTGGGTAACCTGTTTCCCCTCCCGCATATCAAGCGCCCCAGCTGCCATTGATTTATATTTCAGCTTGGCTGGGGTTACCGTTCTGTTTTCCAAAAGCCCAGCAAAAGGAAGATCCTCAAAGGCAAGATGCGGCTGCCCGACACAGTCGATGTAGGTATCAAAATGTACCGACTGTTCCTTGCCATTTCCATCACTGTAAAAATAAGTTGCCCCTTGTTCAGGATCAGGCTCTACCCTACTTTCTTCTCCCACAGAAATAAGATCCAATATACCAGCTTGGTGTAGTGCAAGAAGCTCCTCACTGGAACTTTGCGGGATGTAGGCGATCACAATAGAGATTAGTGGAGTCAATGATTTTTGAAGCCGCTGCATATCCTCAGCTGAAAGATGTTTAGCGGGATAATTAAGTGCAAAACTTAGCACTCCCAGCATCTCTTTCCAATAAACCGACTGTTTACGCTTTATGGATTTTTCTGCTTCAATATATTCTGACTTAAGCAGCACAAAGGGATCCAACTCCTCTCGAAGTGCCATCATCTTCGCCACGAAATCTTCCATATTCAGGTCTTTGATCTGTTCATAAAATTCGGGCTCCTTTTCACGAATCGGTGCCTTAAAGTCTTTCTCAAAAATATAGTCAAGGGATAGAAAGCCGCCATTTTCGGCTATATGCTGTTCTATCTCCTCCTTGCTGAGTAGAGATTTATTAGTTAGGTGCGAATCTTCAAGATGAAACCTAACTGCCGGCAGCATTCCGTTTCGGGTATGCAGAACCATCCTGAAGTTTTTGCAACCCTCGAGCAACGTGTAGGATAATCTGCCGTATTTATCTTTATTGAACGTACCATTATGCCTTGCTAATGTGCGAATTGCATCAACAGCGGTAAGTGAAGATCCCTTTATTGCCACAGGATGATTCAATTGCATGGCAAGTTTAACGGGGGGATATGGCGAATCAAAATAACCTGGCACAACACCCTCATGTCGTTTTGGCCAATTGTGGCCGGTAGAAATAATCACCTGATCGAACTCGAATTTCAAAAGTCCATTTACTTCCACCAGCACCCGGCCCCTTGTAGGATGATCAACAATATCGGTGACCTGGCTGTTATAGTGAACAAGGTATTCTATGCCCTTATCACGGGCCATCTTTTGTAGTAGTCCAAACTGTGCAGTTAGGTATTGACCAAAGAGTAATCTTGGT is drawn from Pedobacter mucosus and contains these coding sequences:
- a CDS encoding DUF4468 domain-containing protein, translated to MKRTLLTLLALLPLLAFSQDTDKKDKNEPTENLTIPTKDGVIFYEQVAQCTDTQKDLYFKARKWFVDTFNSAKSVLQMEDKEEGSLAGKAFYTYDFNNGMSTSKVTIDFTLNLDIKEGKYRVQFYDMYGSNKNVNGGLAMLGALSGNYNASNDATTIRKVDYNLVLKDLTAGKRVKYNQKILDGMNNQVKFLFASLETAMKKPRKDDF
- the mltG gene encoding endolytic transglycosylase MltG, which translates into the protein MIEVENNKTSTRKKVIIALAIVIIVIAGYFALNLYKVYFAPNVTDRQKYLYIKTGSNYDELISGLKQKQLVKSISAFETAATKMNLVNNIKPGRYRLKKGMTNRTLINLIKSGNQDPIKLKFQNIRKKEDFAAYLASNLEADSLRFIGVIDSTALISGYGFNQDNIYAMFIPNTYEMYWNASPVDFMKRMHNEYDKFWTDQRKQKAATLNLTPIQIYTLASIVDAEALYDKEMPIIAGLYLNRLNKGILLQADPTVIFANNDFTVKRVTGKLLQVQSLYNTYKYAGLPPGPIMMPSINAIDAVLNRDTNNYIYMCAKEDFSGYHNFAETKAQHEINARKYREALNKRNIFK
- a CDS encoding acyl-CoA thioesterase; protein product: MYSHSTKIRVRYGETDQMGYMYYGNYAQYYEIGRVEMLRSLGMSYSAMEADGIMMPVLEMSCKYFKPALYDQEITVKTIIKKLPGIRIYFEYELYNEDQELINIGSTTLVFVDMKKKKPTNPPANFMEKLVVFFNEN
- a CDS encoding PASTA domain-containing protein, whose product is MSKFIDYLKTKSFRNNIIAAILTVVVLLLVAFFSLRYYTKHGQGLNVPMVKGLSFEQAVKKLEDAGLKYEVDSVFILDQPAGLVIDQDPDPNTFVKDNRTIYLTINAGKIPNTNFPDIAFKTLREAQAIIESSRLKLGDTTYKPDVSRDVVLEASFGGNPIVAGQIIPVGSRINLVLGDGRGNEDVDVPQLVGLTIDEAKFSLKGSNLSLGTIIYEGQILDSANAVITKQDPMPVDSLTKVAIGTKINITLSNKQK
- a CDS encoding FAD/NAD(P)-binding protein, with product MEVNKRIAIIGGGPSGLFMFKRLVESGRTDIIIEIFERKDKLGSGMPYSQEGANDEHITNVSSNEIPLIVTSLSDWIISVPKDTLDKFHIDPTYFNEYKVLPRLLFGQYLTAQFGLLQKMARDKGIEYLVHYNSQVTDIVDHPTRGRVLVEVNGLLKFEFDQVIISTGHNWPKRHEGVVPGYFDSPYPPVKLAMQLNHPVAIKGSSLTAVDAIRTLARHNGTFNKDKYGRLSYTLLEGCKNFRMVLHTRNGMLPAVRFHLEDSHLTNKSLLSKEEIEQHIAENGGFLSLDYIFEKDFKAPIREKEPEFYEQIKDLNMEDFVAKMMALREELDPFVLLKSEYIEAEKSIKRKQSVYWKEMLGVLSFALNYPAKHLSAEDMQRLQKSLTPLISIVIAYIPQSSSEELLALHQAGILDLISVGEESRVEPDPEQGATYFYSDGNGKEQSVHFDTYIDCVGQPHLAFEDLPFAGLLENRTVTPAKLKYKSMAAGALDMREGKQVTQDQNGDYYLQVPGLAINDHFQVVDAYGAFNDRIYIMAVPYIGGFNPDYSGLDFSEESSASIIKRMFPEYD
- a CDS encoding D-alanine--D-alanine ligase; the encoded protein is MKKTIALLTGGTTGEWVISLKSAATIAQNIDADLYDVYKIMLNNKGWFYEKNGSVKIEVDKNDFSILIDGRKIKFDGVFIAIHGSPGEDGKLQGYFDMLEIPYTTCNALTSSITMNKGYTKAIVSDIKNLHIAKSVQIFKGGNYNLNEIKQDLKIPYFVKPNSGGSSIGMTKVKHVNDLDVALTKAFKEDDQVLIEEFVSGREFSIGVFGDEGKVIVLPTTEVIPANEFFDFEAKYTPGATEEITPGRMNDEEFSRVNEIVTEVYQKLNCRGVVRIDYFLEEETGNFYFIEINTIPGQTATSFIPQQVAAMGLTLKEFYTRLMKETLG
- a CDS encoding DUF1543 domain-containing protein, coding for MIDQTTNEPKLFMILLGSKAPKRNVEQHDFFFGIASSLKDLVSSIRAFWPEAGNSIHLDGWREVTHVDGFQIKVVAKETSRPPGTHKLFFINLGGYQSGKLEEQHYTVLSVHQDKAQAIQDAKKTVFFRTNTLKGAGSHIDEKYGVDVDDIYRIEDILSDEFKGKYDILISASAGTDEDIIHLGYFKMDKL
- a CDS encoding YihY/virulence factor BrkB family protein, coding for MEWIHRQLLRLKFYQNFVEWTKSCILPGFSPLPLYTVATFFFREIGKESLVNKSSSLAYSFMLAIFPAIIFLFTLIPYIPKKIGFQEQLMSLLALILPNNAYMAFETTINEIVNIQNGSLLSIGFLLSIFFSTNGVHKLMVAFNKSSLIIETRSWFKQRLVAIILTFILALSVIICIAAMAMGEILLIYLEKELHYKGGITVFAIQLTRWTLLGVLYFITVSILYRYGPAHSKKWRLFSAGSWLATILAFLTIWGFSFYINHFSSYNKVYGSIGTLIVIMIWLYLNSLILLIGFELNASVDVSKRSVKIIRPTFNLFKKSDSKGSNR